Proteins co-encoded in one Thermochromatium tepidum ATCC 43061 genomic window:
- a CDS encoding cobyric acid synthase, which yields MTDSAPSIRLELPSLGRHGPRRARALMIQGTASDVGKSLLVAGLCRAYTKRGLSVRPFKAQNMSNNAAVTADSDLPPGPDGEPPRGEIGRAQALQARACRVPPSIHMNPVLLKPQTNVGSQVVLRGRVLGNCPARVYHEMRQGLMPAVLDSFERLCAEADLVLVEGAGSGAEIYLRHCDITNMHFAERAGVPVVVVGDLDKGGTMAALVGTWRLLDQADRDRVVGYIVNKFRGDFSLFEPACHTITAITGWPFLGVVRWFEGASRLPAEDSLALARPAATTGGTLNVVIPRLSRVANFDDMDPLSAEPAVNLRWLESGQALPATTDVVILPGSKATRADLEVLRREGWDIDILAHVRRGGRVVGLCGGYQMLGRVVRDPLGLEGAPGETPGLGLLDLETEIGPDKRLTEIAGRDRRSGCPIRGYEMHMGRTTGPGLERPWLMLEDSLGRVRPEGAISADGRVMGGYLHGIFAADAFRAHWLEQVGAQAARLDFEARIESALDDLADHIEGCLDLDALLALAR from the coding sequence ATGACAGATTCAGCCCCTAGCATCCGTCTCGAACTCCCGTCACTCGGCCGCCACGGACCGCGCCGCGCGCGCGCCCTGATGATCCAGGGCACGGCCTCCGACGTCGGCAAGAGCCTGCTCGTCGCCGGACTCTGCCGTGCCTACACCAAGCGCGGTCTGAGTGTGCGCCCGTTCAAGGCCCAGAACATGAGCAACAACGCCGCCGTGACCGCCGACAGCGACCTGCCGCCCGGGCCCGATGGCGAACCGCCGCGCGGCGAGATCGGGCGCGCCCAGGCACTCCAGGCCCGTGCCTGCAGGGTTCCGCCCTCGATCCACATGAACCCGGTGCTCTTAAAGCCCCAGACCAACGTCGGGTCACAGGTGGTGCTGCGCGGGCGCGTGCTCGGCAACTGTCCGGCGCGGGTCTATCACGAGATGCGCCAGGGGCTGATGCCCGCCGTGCTCGATTCCTTCGAGCGTCTGTGCGCCGAGGCCGATCTGGTGCTGGTCGAGGGCGCGGGCAGCGGCGCCGAGATCTATCTGCGGCACTGTGACATCACCAATATGCACTTTGCTGAGCGCGCGGGGGTACCGGTGGTGGTGGTCGGCGACCTAGACAAGGGGGGGACCATGGCCGCCCTGGTCGGCACCTGGCGGCTGCTCGATCAGGCCGACCGCGACCGGGTCGTTGGCTACATCGTCAACAAATTCCGCGGCGATTTTTCGCTGTTCGAGCCGGCCTGTCACACCATCACCGCGATCACCGGCTGGCCCTTTCTGGGTGTGGTGCGTTGGTTTGAGGGCGCCTCGCGTCTGCCTGCCGAGGACTCGCTGGCGCTCGCACGCCCGGCCGCGACCACGGGCGGTACGCTCAATGTGGTCATCCCGCGTCTGTCGCGCGTGGCCAATTTCGACGACATGGACCCATTGTCCGCCGAGCCGGCGGTCAATCTGCGTTGGCTTGAATCCGGGCAAGCGCTCCCGGCCACGACCGACGTCGTCATCCTGCCCGGTTCCAAGGCCACGCGCGCCGATCTAGAGGTGTTGCGGCGCGAGGGCTGGGATATCGACATCCTGGCCCATGTCCGGCGCGGCGGGCGGGTGGTCGGATTGTGCGGTGGATATCAGATGCTCGGGCGTGTGGTGCGCGATCCGCTCGGGCTCGAGGGCGCGCCGGGCGAGACCCCGGGGCTGGGTCTGCTCGATCTCGAGACCGAGATCGGCCCAGACAAGCGTCTGACCGAGATCGCCGGACGTGACCGCCGCAGCGGCTGCCCGATCCGCGGCTACGAGATGCACATGGGGCGCACCACCGGGCCCGGGTTGGAGCGCCCCTGGCTGATGCTGGAAGACAGCTTGGGCAGGGTGCGTCCGGAAGGCGCGATCAGCGCCGACGGGCGGGTCATGGGTGGCTATCTGCACGGGATCTTCGCTGCCGACGCCTTCCGCGCCCACTGGCTCGAACAGGTCGGCGCCCAGGCCGCGCGCCTCGACTTCGAGGCGCGGATCGAGTCTGCGCTCGATGACCTCGCCGATCACATCGAGGGCTGTCTGGATCTGGATGCGTTGTTGGCGCTGGCGCGATGA
- the bchE gene encoding magnesium-protoporphyrin IX monomethyl ester anaerobic oxidative cyclase has protein sequence MRILFIHPNYSAGAADIAGNWSPAWVAYIAGYLKSGGYQDYRFIDGLVDKLDDDQLRAAIRADRPDIIATTAMTPMIYAAQRVLQIAKEEHPNAITVLGGIHGTFMYEQVLKEAPWIDAIVRGEGEAVTLNLVRCIDEGRWPEARASIRGIAFRDDSGKVVATEAEPSIKDVDSIWPDWSILDWKKYIYIPLGVPVATPNMARGCPFTCSFCSQWKFWRDYRVRNPKRMVDEIEELVKVHGVGFFILADEEPQINKKMFVEFCQELIDRKLGIHWGINTRVTDVMRDEDLLPFYRKAGLVHVSLGTEAAAQLNLDRFVKETTIEQNRRAVQLLQKNGIVTEAQFIVGLENETRETLEETYQYVMDWGADMANWSMYTPWPFSDMFAELGDRVEVFDYSKYNFVSPIMKPDNIDRAELLDGVMSNYRRFYMRRMLFQYPWVRDPFRRKYLIGCIKAFLRSAFQRRFYQLGQQNYWGPLFKKFIRFEYDKTKGPIMVPDHNAWKKAPPAKRQAVVSAVGAAPQACAGGSPKACGGGTEQMTEEQMAAVARASAKACGGGTEQMTEEQMEAVARASRATETQRAEVA, from the coding sequence ATGCGAATCCTCTTTATCCACCCCAACTATAGCGCCGGTGCCGCCGACATCGCCGGCAATTGGTCGCCGGCCTGGGTCGCCTATATCGCGGGCTATCTGAAGTCGGGTGGCTATCAAGATTATCGATTCATCGATGGTCTGGTGGACAAGCTCGATGATGACCAGCTGCGCGCGGCCATCCGTGCCGACCGACCCGACATCATCGCGACCACGGCGATGACGCCCATGATCTATGCCGCCCAGCGGGTACTGCAGATCGCCAAGGAAGAGCATCCAAACGCCATCACCGTGCTCGGGGGTATCCACGGTACCTTCATGTACGAGCAGGTCCTCAAGGAGGCGCCCTGGATCGACGCCATCGTGCGCGGCGAGGGCGAGGCCGTCACCTTGAATCTGGTGCGCTGTATCGATGAGGGGCGCTGGCCCGAGGCGCGCGCATCGATCCGTGGCATCGCCTTTCGCGACGACTCGGGCAAGGTGGTCGCCACCGAGGCCGAGCCCTCGATCAAGGACGTCGATTCGATCTGGCCGGACTGGAGCATCCTCGATTGGAAGAAATACATCTACATCCCACTCGGCGTACCGGTCGCGACCCCAAACATGGCGCGCGGCTGCCCCTTTACCTGTAGCTTCTGTTCGCAGTGGAAGTTCTGGCGCGACTATCGGGTGCGCAACCCCAAGCGCATGGTCGATGAGATCGAGGAGCTGGTGAAGGTCCATGGCGTCGGCTTCTTTATCCTGGCCGACGAGGAACCCCAGATCAACAAGAAGATGTTCGTCGAGTTCTGTCAGGAGCTCATCGATCGCAAGCTCGGCATCCACTGGGGCATCAACACCCGCGTCACCGACGTCATGCGCGACGAGGACCTATTGCCCTTCTATCGCAAGGCCGGTCTGGTCCATGTCTCGCTCGGTACCGAGGCGGCGGCCCAGCTCAATCTCGACCGCTTCGTCAAGGAGACCACGATCGAGCAGAACCGACGCGCGGTGCAGTTGTTGCAGAAAAACGGCATCGTCACCGAGGCTCAGTTCATCGTGGGGCTCGAGAACGAGACCCGCGAGACGCTCGAAGAGACCTATCAGTACGTCATGGACTGGGGCGCCGACATGGCCAACTGGTCGATGTACACCCCTTGGCCGTTCTCGGACATGTTCGCCGAGCTGGGCGATCGGGTCGAGGTATTCGACTATTCCAAATACAACTTCGTCTCGCCGATCATGAAGCCGGACAACATCGACCGCGCCGAGCTACTCGACGGCGTTATGTCCAATTATCGGCGCTTCTATATGAGGCGGATGCTGTTCCAGTACCCCTGGGTACGCGACCCCTTCCGGCGCAAATATCTGATCGGTTGTATCAAGGCCTTCTTGCGGAGTGCCTTCCAGCGCCGTTTCTATCAACTCGGTCAGCAGAACTATTGGGGACCGCTGTTTAAAAAGTTCATCCGCTTCGAATACGACAAGACCAAGGGGCCGATCATGGTGCCCGATCATAACGCCTGGAAGAAGGCCCCGCCTGCCAAGCGTCAGGCTGTAGTCAGCGCCGTGGGCGCCGCGCCCCAGGCCTGCGCCGGCGGCAGCCCCAAGGCCTGTGGCGGTGGAACCGAGCAGATGACCGAGGAACAGATGGCCGCAGTCGCCCGCGCCAGCGCCAAGGCCTGTGGCGGTGGAACCGAGCAGATGACCGAAGAGCAGATGGAAGCGGTCGCCCGCGCCAGTCGTGCGACCGAGACCCAGCGGGCCGAGGTCGCCTGA
- the cobF gene encoding precorrin-6A synthase (deacetylating), with protein sequence MKHLYLIGMGPGGPEYLTIQAIETLKRVDVFFMLEKEGRGKEELLERRHAILRRYLGDSGYRVVTATSPERRTLPGGYQETVRAWHATKRQLFAQLIDTELQDGQNGALLLWGDPTLYDQTLSLIAELAAASAGTLEFEVIPGITSVQMLTAKHKIPLNRVGESILITTGRHVEHCDPSAIDNAIVMLDYNASFRRFTGQDMDIYWGGYLGCPDEVLVSGPVDEVLDALLETKARVREEKGWLLDIYLLRRRRASDD encoded by the coding sequence ATGAAACACTTGTATCTGATCGGCATGGGCCCAGGCGGCCCGGAGTATCTCACGATCCAGGCCATCGAGACCCTCAAACGGGTCGATGTCTTCTTTATGCTGGAAAAAGAAGGGCGCGGCAAGGAGGAGCTGCTCGAGAGGCGCCATGCCATCCTGAGACGGTATCTTGGCGACTCCGGCTACCGGGTGGTCACCGCGACCAGCCCGGAACGGCGTACCCTGCCGGGGGGATATCAAGAGACGGTCCGCGCCTGGCATGCAACCAAGCGCCAGCTCTTCGCCCAGTTGATCGATACCGAACTTCAGGACGGCCAAAATGGCGCCCTACTCCTCTGGGGCGATCCCACACTCTATGACCAGACCCTCAGCCTCATCGCCGAGCTGGCTGCGGCATCTGCGGGCACACTCGAGTTCGAGGTCATCCCGGGCATCACCTCGGTGCAGATGCTGACTGCCAAGCACAAAATCCCGCTCAATCGGGTGGGCGAAAGCATCCTTATCACCACCGGACGTCATGTCGAGCATTGTGACCCGTCCGCGATCGACAATGCGATCGTCATGCTCGATTACAACGCCTCGTTTCGGCGTTTCACCGGGCAGGACATGGACATCTATTGGGGTGGCTATCTCGGTTGTCCGGACGAGGTCCTGGTCTCCGGTCCGGTCGATGAGGTGCTTGATGCGCTGCTGGAGACCAAGGCGCGCGTCCGCGAGGAGAAGGGCTGGCTGCTCGACATCTATCTCTTGCGCCGGCGCCGGGCTTCGGATGACTGA
- the opgC gene encoding OpgC domain-containing protein, giving the protein MPYSSLAYPTSAGERDLRIDLLRGLIMVYLIIVHLELPSALSLLAWGRLGFISSAEGFVFLSGVVVGMVYRRRMESYGLAETSRLLWRRAWQLYRLNLFVIASIALLGWVPGVNVFELTHWTNPGAGRTFPLYPAPGTGWLDYGIQILLLRIGPHQFQVIGLYVVLLVCAPLALYLLRRRLVWAVLLLSWGGYALNHVFPINLTGARYEYAFPTLTWQLLFFNGLVIGYHRDRTLEFLAGPASRWLVYLGPVLLAGFLFLANNNPHPVFWPWGQFGFIEARTFEALYRTWFLKTTLGLGRVLNNAAAFIVAYHLLSRYWRPIERALGWLLIPLGQNSLYVFTLHVYALLILYNSPLSDLDSFWVNTLLQLGTIAMIWWMIKRRFLFSVVPR; this is encoded by the coding sequence ATGCCGTACTCGAGTCTCGCCTATCCGACCTCTGCCGGGGAGCGCGATCTGCGCATCGATCTGTTGCGCGGGCTGATCATGGTCTATCTGATCATCGTGCATCTGGAGCTGCCCTCGGCCCTGAGTCTTCTTGCCTGGGGTCGGCTCGGGTTCATTTCGAGCGCAGAGGGGTTCGTCTTTTTGTCCGGGGTCGTGGTCGGGATGGTCTATCGGCGCCGGATGGAGTCCTATGGGCTGGCAGAGACGAGTCGTCTGCTGTGGCGGCGCGCCTGGCAGCTCTACCGGCTAAATCTATTCGTGATCGCCAGCATCGCGCTGCTCGGCTGGGTGCCGGGTGTCAATGTATTCGAGCTGACGCACTGGACCAACCCAGGGGCGGGCCGGACGTTTCCACTCTACCCAGCCCCGGGGACCGGCTGGTTGGACTATGGGATCCAGATCCTATTGCTTCGGATCGGCCCTCATCAGTTCCAGGTCATTGGTCTGTACGTAGTGCTCCTGGTCTGCGCCCCGCTCGCCCTCTATCTGCTTAGGCGACGTTTGGTCTGGGCCGTGTTGCTCCTGAGCTGGGGCGGCTATGCCCTGAATCATGTCTTCCCGATCAACCTGACCGGCGCGCGCTATGAATATGCCTTTCCGACCCTGACCTGGCAGCTGTTGTTTTTTAACGGGCTCGTGATCGGGTACCACCGCGACCGCACCCTGGAGTTTCTCGCCGGCCCGGCGAGCCGCTGGCTGGTCTATCTAGGCCCTGTCCTGCTGGCTGGTTTTCTGTTTCTCGCTAACAACAACCCTCACCCAGTGTTTTGGCCTTGGGGTCAGTTCGGGTTCATCGAGGCGCGGACCTTCGAAGCGCTGTATCGGACCTGGTTTTTGAAGACCACCTTGGGGTTGGGGCGTGTGCTTAACAATGCGGCGGCATTCATCGTTGCCTACCATCTTCTGAGCCGCTACTGGCGTCCGATCGAGCGCGCGCTCGGCTGGCTATTGATCCCCTTGGGCCAGAACTCGCTCTATGTGTTCACCCTGCACGTCTATGCATTGTTGATCCTGTACAACAGCCCACTGTCTGACCTTGATTCGTTTTGGGTCAACACCCTGCTCCAACTCGGTACGATCGCGATGATCTGGTGGATGATCAAACGGCGTTTTCTGTTTTCGGTCGTGCCACGCTGA
- a CDS encoding TatD family hydrolase — protein MNRLIDSHCHLDRVDLGPYDQDFAALIRACSESGIARMLCVGIDLDSYPAMRDLVDPYPEIDVAVGVHPNESGGEEPSLERLLALAADPRVVAIGETGLDYYRLGDGDASVQQRRFRIQIAAARACGKPLIIHTRAARADTLRLLREEGAAAVGGVLHCFTEDWETARAGLDLGLYLSFSGILTFKKAEPLREVARRVPLDRLLIETDAPYLAPVPHRGRSNTPLYLGYVAGCLAELRGLEVERLAEVTADNYRCLFRR, from the coding sequence ATGAACAGATTGATCGATTCGCACTGCCACCTCGACCGGGTGGACCTCGGGCCCTATGACCAGGACTTTGCCGCTCTGATCCGCGCGTGTTCCGAGTCAGGCATCGCGCGGATGCTCTGTGTCGGGATCGATCTCGATTCCTATCCAGCGATGCGTGATCTGGTCGATCCCTACCCGGAGATCGATGTCGCAGTCGGTGTTCACCCCAATGAGAGCGGCGGGGAGGAGCCGAGCCTCGAGCGTCTGCTCGCGCTCGCCGCTGATCCGCGCGTGGTCGCCATCGGTGAGACTGGGCTTGACTATTATCGGCTCGGAGACGGGGACGCCTCGGTCCAGCAGAGACGCTTTCGCATCCAGATCGCCGCAGCGCGCGCCTGCGGCAAGCCCTTGATCATCCATACCCGCGCGGCGCGCGCCGACACCCTGCGTCTGTTGCGCGAGGAAGGCGCCGCGGCGGTCGGCGGGGTGCTGCATTGTTTCACCGAGGACTGGGAGACGGCACGCGCCGGGTTGGATCTCGGTCTCTATCTCTCGTTCTCCGGGATTCTCACCTTCAAGAAGGCTGAGCCGTTGCGCGAGGTGGCGCGCCGGGTACCCCTCGATCGGTTGCTGATCGAGACTGATGCACCCTATCTGGCCCCGGTGCCGCATCGCGGCAGGTCCAATACACCCCTCTATCTCGGATATGTCGCCGGCTGTCTTGCCGAGCTACGCGGCCTCGAGGTCGAGCGTCTGGCCGAGGTGACGGCGGACAATTATCGGTGTCTGTTTCGCCGGTAA
- a CDS encoding transposase, translating to MSRRLSRTPRGLARRAKARAKRARPHARIANIRQDALHRFTTDLARRFCPRVIEDLNLRGRMANRHGPAPLPTWALFLRNLSLQ from the coding sequence GTGTCACGACGTCTATCGCGCACGCCAAGGGGCCTGGCCCGCCGTGCCAAGGCCCGCGCGAAGCGGGCAAGGCCCCATGCCCGCATCGCCAACATCCGGCAGGATGCGCTGCACAGGTTCACAACCGACCTCGCCCGGCGGTTTTGCCCCCGGGTGATCGAGGACTTGAACCTGCGCGGCAGGATGGCGAATCGGCACGGGCCCGCTCCATTGCCGACATGGGCGCTCTTTTTAAGGAATCTCTCGCTTCAATGA
- a CDS encoding coproporphyrinogen-III oxidase family protein has translation MSIKSEETWIATHRERLEARVRDFTRFRELGLIVRSGDFFPSVHYPPITMYPETTEEALLDDYVLPPDGRFDVYLHLPFCEQRCLFCHYPVKFGRFGDKTHPETERYLDALEREMDLFRRRLGIERFQARSILVGGGTPTLLTPAQLDRMLTGFKERVDCSHVTQFNFDVDPGTLTDRYGAERRRILREHGVDRLTIGVQSLDDAILRKMHRPHDVATALASIEACQADGFQLNIEFIFGYPGQTLAGWVRMIDQAARLGVDEIQLYRLKIEAYGDAQGPIDKIVRLRPQELPAFEEAIRMKEAAIEILAEHGYTENLRRVFSKDPSKYSHYAHNQCCELYDQVGFGLTAFSSLRDRFLLNTQSFEDYYRRIESGRLPVNRGLKRGLDDQKRWAAVLPLKNRDIDKARYLELTGIAFEDAFPELWDQLVAEGLVEDKGRFAGLTRTGAFFADEVCHQFHARSYIPFEPDEYAPGPLNPYRVRQDSVEA, from the coding sequence ATGAGCATCAAGAGTGAAGAGACCTGGATCGCCACGCATCGCGAGCGCCTGGAGGCGCGGGTCCGCGATTTCACGCGCTTTCGCGAGTTGGGGCTGATCGTCCGCTCGGGCGATTTCTTCCCCTCGGTCCATTATCCGCCGATCACCATGTATCCGGAGACCACCGAGGAGGCGCTGCTCGACGACTATGTGCTTCCGCCCGATGGGCGGTTCGATGTCTATCTACACCTGCCGTTCTGCGAGCAGCGCTGTCTGTTCTGTCACTATCCGGTGAAGTTCGGGAGGTTCGGCGATAAAACCCATCCCGAGACCGAACGCTATCTGGACGCACTCGAACGCGAGATGGACCTGTTTCGTCGGCGGCTTGGGATCGAGCGGTTCCAGGCGCGCTCGATCCTGGTCGGGGGTGGCACCCCGACCCTACTCACCCCGGCACAGCTCGACCGGATGCTGACCGGCTTCAAGGAGCGGGTCGATTGTTCGCACGTCACCCAGTTCAACTTCGACGTCGATCCCGGCACCCTGACCGACCGATACGGTGCCGAGCGCCGGCGCATCCTGCGTGAGCATGGTGTCGACCGGCTCACCATCGGTGTGCAGTCGCTCGACGATGCGATCTTGCGCAAGATGCACCGTCCGCACGACGTTGCAACCGCGCTCGCCTCGATCGAGGCCTGCCAGGCCGATGGCTTCCAGCTCAACATCGAGTTCATCTTCGGCTATCCGGGCCAGACGCTCGCCGGCTGGGTGCGCATGATCGACCAGGCGGCGCGCCTGGGGGTGGATGAGATCCAGCTCTATCGGCTCAAGATCGAGGCCTATGGCGATGCCCAGGGCCCGATCGATAAAATCGTCCGCCTCCGTCCGCAGGAGCTGCCGGCGTTCGAGGAGGCGATCCGCATGAAGGAGGCCGCGATCGAGATCCTGGCCGAACACGGCTACACCGAGAATCTGCGCCGGGTCTTCTCCAAGGACCCGTCTAAATACTCACACTATGCGCACAATCAGTGTTGTGAGCTCTATGATCAGGTTGGCTTTGGCCTGACCGCCTTCAGCAGTCTGCGCGATCGCTTCCTGCTCAATACCCAGAGTTTCGAGGACTATTATCGGCGGATCGAGTCGGGCCGACTGCCAGTCAATCGCGGTCTCAAACGCGGCCTCGATGATCAAAAACGTTGGGCGGCAGTGCTCCCACTCAAAAACCGTGACATCGACAAGGCGCGCTACCTTGAACTGACCGGGATCGCGTTCGAAGACGCCTTTCCCGAGCTCTGGGACCAGCTCGTCGCTGAGGGGCTGGTCGAGGACAAGGGTCGCTTTGCCGGTCTGACCCGCACCGGGGCCTTCTTCGCCGACGAGGTCTGCCATCAGTTCCATGCGCGTTCCTATATCCCGTTCGAACCGGACGAGTATGCCCCGGGGCCGCTCAATCCTTATCGGGTCCGTCAGGACTCAGTCGAGGCTTGA
- a CDS encoding biotin synthase BioB, which yields MKTVESIQARELCARIQAGEAFAESVKIALNARGQTQEALFEIAREVRLKGFPDRRAEVRSVIEISNICKQRCNYCNIGCEDTPKYVIPSEDLVEIAAFLYRERGRRVLLLQSGENKDRRFVANVIRACARIKDRLPDIHLIGCIGNLSREQYREMREAGVDRYLLKIETSNPALYETVKPHDTWSERRRCLDDLIELGFMVGSGVIVGLPGQTEDDLVADLRFLTELDLDMVSASVFIPGHGTVYAHEPPGDVETTLNFMALLRLLNPNALMPTTSSLEKLKVDGQYLGLMAGANTLTVHDGTPQSLQHLFPIYDETRYRPNDDHLRAIAARAGLVVPT from the coding sequence ATGAAGACAGTCGAGTCCATCCAGGCCCGCGAGCTTTGCGCGCGGATCCAGGCCGGCGAGGCGTTCGCCGAGTCGGTCAAGATCGCCCTGAACGCACGTGGTCAGACGCAGGAGGCGCTGTTTGAGATTGCCCGCGAGGTGCGGCTCAAAGGGTTTCCCGACCGGCGTGCCGAGGTGCGCAGCGTCATCGAGATCTCCAATATCTGCAAGCAGCGTTGCAACTATTGCAACATCGGTTGTGAAGACACCCCAAAATATGTCATCCCGAGCGAGGACCTGGTCGAGATCGCCGCCTTTCTCTATCGCGAGCGCGGTCGGCGCGTGCTGCTCTTGCAATCGGGCGAGAACAAAGACCGGCGTTTCGTCGCAAACGTCATCCGTGCCTGTGCCCGGATCAAGGATCGCCTGCCCGATATCCATCTGATCGGCTGTATCGGCAATCTCAGCCGTGAGCAATATCGGGAGATGCGCGAGGCCGGTGTCGATCGCTATCTGCTCAAGATCGAGACCTCGAATCCCGCGCTCTATGAGACCGTCAAGCCGCACGACACCTGGAGTGAACGGCGCCGCTGTCTCGACGACCTGATCGAGCTGGGTTTCATGGTCGGCAGCGGCGTCATCGTTGGCCTACCGGGTCAAACCGAAGACGACCTGGTCGCCGATCTGCGTTTCTTGACCGAGTTGGATCTGGACATGGTTAGCGCCTCGGTCTTCATCCCGGGTCATGGGACCGTCTATGCGCACGAGCCGCCCGGTGATGTCGAGACGACGCTCAACTTCATGGCCCTGCTGCGCCTCCTGAATCCGAATGCGCTCATGCCGACCACGAGCTCCCTTGAGAAACTCAAGGTCGATGGTCAGTATCTGGGGCTCATGGCCGGTGCCAACACCCTCACCGTCCACGATGGCACGCCACAGTCGCTCCAACATTTGTTCCCGATCTATGACGAGACCCGCTACCGCCCCAATGACGACCATCTGCGCGCCATCGCCGCCCGGGCAGGCCTGGTCGTCCCCACTTGA
- a CDS encoding DMT family transporter, translated as MALELIGILAALGSTATWAVGAILLKPFAERLPATALAFAKGVFGLVVLGLLILVIRPLGPNWTAATLLFLSGVLGIGVADTLFFKALRELSSHTVVQLMLLGQVVTIALAVVFLGESLVWLQWLGVGLVILGVAVVLMASEGEAERTEGRATRRGVLFGLGSVLSMAVSVTLAKGALETSDALVATWLRIAGGVLSLFLFAPLFYLGRGGNWLTPILADWRLALRFCLIATLVTLGGFFLSLLAMKLTPLAIANTLLSTEPLFVLLIMVLFYRDRPSIQRLIGSLVGVLGVAILSARTFFG; from the coding sequence GTGGCGCTAGAGCTGATCGGCATCCTTGCCGCGCTCGGTTCGACAGCGACCTGGGCGGTCGGCGCGATCCTGCTCAAACCCTTTGCCGAGCGGCTGCCGGCTACGGCGCTGGCCTTCGCCAAGGGCGTTTTTGGATTGGTTGTGCTTGGTTTGCTGATCCTCGTGATCCGCCCCCTGGGCCCGAACTGGACGGCAGCCACCCTGCTTTTCCTCAGCGGCGTGTTGGGGATCGGGGTTGCCGACACCCTCTTCTTCAAGGCCTTGCGCGAGCTGTCGTCACATACGGTCGTGCAGCTCATGCTGCTGGGTCAGGTGGTCACCATCGCCCTGGCGGTGGTCTTTCTAGGTGAGTCATTGGTTTGGCTACAATGGTTGGGTGTCGGGTTGGTGATCCTCGGCGTGGCCGTGGTGCTGATGGCGTCCGAGGGCGAGGCAGAAAGGACCGAGGGGCGGGCGACCCGGCGCGGCGTGTTGTTCGGTCTGGGCTCCGTGCTCTCCATGGCCGTCTCTGTCACCCTGGCCAAGGGTGCGTTGGAGACGTCCGATGCGCTCGTCGCGACCTGGCTGCGGATCGCAGGTGGGGTCTTGTCTCTGTTCCTGTTCGCCCCCCTGTTTTATCTCGGGCGCGGTGGTAACTGGTTGACCCCGATCTTAGCCGACTGGCGTCTGGCGCTTCGCTTCTGTCTGATCGCCACACTGGTGACCCTGGGCGGATTTTTCCTGTCGTTGCTGGCGATGAAGCTGACACCCCTGGCGATCGCCAACACATTGCTGTCGACCGAGCCGCTATTTGTGCTCTTGATCATGGTCCTGTTCTATCGCGATAGACCGAGCATCCAGCGCTTAATCGGGAGCCTAGTTGGGGTCTTGGGTGTCGCCATCCTCTCGGCCAGGACGTTTTTCGGTTAG